From the Cryptosporidium parvum Iowa II chromosome 2, whole genome shotgun sequence genome, one window contains:
- a CDS encoding signal peptide, serine proline rich, possible low mw mucin glycoprotein locus of 6 genes, which translates to MNTVKLNFIPLVLCLAFLSNFLGIHDQILSLNTHVDHSLIKLSSPRRFLRRLCCCCSSSCSSDDSCCSSSSNRGSIEIGNPTQPKHVWSVTGYYGGFGEEMPTEPPRTQEGDGGNEQSEESEKKSSCCSSSSCKSKKLKLNNGDSNGDSNNDGNSGGNGGRGGPPNPYAGYTGSSNPTFTTD; encoded by the coding sequence atgaatacaGTAAAGTTAAATTTTATTCCTCTAGTATTATGTTTGGCTTTTTTGTCAAATTTCCTTGGAATCCATGATCAAATTTTGAGTTTAAATACCCATGTTGATCATTCtcttattaaattaagTTCTCCGAGAAGATTTTTAAGAAGATTatgttgttgttgttcTTCTTCTTGTTCTTCTGATGATAGTTGCTGCTCAAGTAGTTCTAATCGCGGATCTATAGAAATTGGAAACCCGACTCAACCTAAACATGTTTGGTCTGTAACTGGTTATTACGGAGGATTTGGTGAAGAAATGCCAACAGAACCACCTAGAACACAAGAGGGCGATGGAGGTAATGAGCAATCAGAGGAATCAGAAAAGAAATCTTCTTGTTGTTCTAGTAGCAGTTGCAAATCCAAAaagttgaaattaaataatggtGATAGCAATGGTGATAGCAATAATGATGGCAATAGTGGTGGTAATGGTGGTAGAGGCGGCCCTCCGAATCCATATGCTGGATATACTGGCAGTTCGAACCCCACATTTACTACGGATTGA
- a CDS encoding signal peptide, serine proline rich, possible low mw mucin glycoprotein locus of 6 genes codes for MKFLYVFLCLICLLNYTTFNQLGRVDEHSKMSLIKLKSLNLGSSGPSNDEESLKGTGDRPDGTGCNDSSSSSSSLNNPEGDEENDPEGDEGNDPEGDEGNDPNPFAGVSLSSPRPRRRNPWRYGNKGKPTHSNSESDGKLGPFDGANLKSPRLGRRRPRGRGNQGGSSNSGSDSGGDTSQFGDPSPRPPSPYKTTPRCSKLKGRF; via the coding sequence atgaagttTTTATATGTGTTTCTATgtttaatttgtttattgaattatacCACATTCAATCAGCTTGGCAGAGTTGACGAACATTCAAAAATGTCATTGATTAAACTGAAATCGTTGAATTTAGGCTCTAGTGGTCCTTcaaatgatgaagaaaGCCTTAAAGGTACAGGAGATCGTCCAGATGGAACAGGTTGTAATGACTCTTCTAGTTCATCCTCATCCTTAAATAACCCTGAAGGAGACGAAGAAAATGACCCTGAAGGAGACGAGGGAAATGACCCTGAAGGAGACGAGGGAAATGACCCGAATCCATTTGCTGGAGTAAGTTTAAGTTCTCCACGCCCTCGCAGAAGGAACCCGTGGAGATACGGAAATAAAGGAAAGCCCACACATTCTAACTCTGAAAGTGATGGAAAATTAGGCCCATTTGATGGAGCAAACTTAAAATCTCCGCGCCTTGGAAGAAGGAGACCACGGGGAAGAGGAAATCAAGGTGGTTCCTCAAACTCTGGCTCTGATTCTGGAGGAGATACAAGTCAATTTGGTGATCCATCCCCAAGACCACCGAGCCCTTATAAAACAACTCCAAGGTGTAGTAAATTGAAAGGAAGATTTTAA
- a CDS encoding signal peptide, serine stretches, possible low mw mucin glycoprotein locus of 6 genes (transcripts identified by EST) encodes MTFITNYFYAILLILIINSAFFTINEVHPSEYKFSILQIKAPRCPKLRSLLCCCSASSENEDDELQNQNEGAGSGVPVLLAYNPISNTDESNSGGTNGNDEEDPKCCSSSSSSSSSSSSSSKRKKVDVSKSHPSHPGLYTELLTFQPEVGAXSGFTNTATRFPPSDPDPPEFIPNVRTTTTTTTRKTETTSNDS; translated from the coding sequence atgaCTTTTAtaacaaattatttctatgCAATTCTTCTTATTCTAATAATCAATTCCGCCTTTTTCACCATTAATGAAGTACATCCATCCGAATATAAATTCTCAATTCTGCAAATAAAAGCACCTCGTTGTCCAAAACTTAGAAGTCTTCTTTGCTGTTGTTCAGCTTCTtctgaaaatgaagatgatgaacttcaaaatcaaaatgaaGGTGCAGGATCTGGCGTCCCTGTCTTGTTAGCTTACAATCCCATCTCTAATACAGATGAAAGTAATTCTGGAGGCACTAATGGTAATGATGAGGAAGATCCCAAATGTTGCTCAAGctcatcatcatcatcatcatcatcatcatcatcatctaaaagaaagaaagttGATGTTTCTAAAAGCCACCCAAGCCATCCTGGTCTTTACACCGAACTACTAACTTTTCAACCAGAGGTTGGGGCATRTTCTGGCTTTACAAATACAGCAACAAGATTTCCTCCTTCAGACCCAGATCCTCCTGAATTCATTCCTAATGTACGtactactactaccacGACTACTAGAAAGACTGAAACTACTAGCAATGATTCCTAA
- a CDS encoding signal peptide, serine proline rich, possible low mw mucin glycoprotein locus of 6 genes produces MNYQKLLMNLCIVVGLLSYFMIYSDHEIEFTNEKYNEFSLLQMNIPSRLPTLLRGCRKLFGSPSYKPKTIDFSSFDGTRPKPKSSLPRNIQSVNHHLLSSPPLPKKPPVGDPYNPERSAALLSRKLKGVYNSKQ; encoded by the coding sequence atgaattaccaaaagttattaatgaatttatgCATCGTTGTTGGTTTACTTTCATACTTTATGATATATTCTGACcatgaaattgaatttacaaatgaaaaatataatgaattttctcTTCTTCAAATGAATATCCCTAGTAGACTTCCAACTTTACTCAGAGGTTGTAGAAAATTGTTTGGATCTCCGAGTTATAAGCCTAAAACAATTGATTTTTCTTCCTTTGATGGCACTCGTCCAAAACCAAAAAGTTCCTTACCTCGCAATATTCAAAGTGTAAATCATCATCTCTTGAGTTCACCTCCTCTTCCAAAGAAACCCCCTGTTGGAGATCCTTATAACCCAGAACGTTCTGCTGCCCTACTTTCCCGCAAACTCAAAGGAGTTTATAACTCAAAACAATAA
- a CDS encoding very low complexity large protein, possible unreal ORF?: protein MRRILNGIIYWKFQSQYQKECRNKYQLLENYINKKLINKIFINWKKECQDYIIYYKFIKSIQLPIKKRVFIIFKGNYIFNKYNYNCIRIFFISWNSLTNKKRILKEKCQNFYQFYILKRLIERVFKQWRIKYYQKLNIYQFYDNIIIKKPMKTIFYYWNNKTIQRLKNEKELTTKIINREKKDYLRMMIIIYKMNKIYYQINFGIIKRIFNIWKKLYMIEKFHRMKLLKQYIIYWRHYSIKRIIYRDKINIFIQERSKRLIEEYYIRMIILYRKRIQIKEKYEYIRNRIRNRNLLKIIQIWKQRFNNRIKKKNDYQYLLIIHNNYILKMSIRIWKERMLKEERYRLIINQEEMKRIYNLKSRILNYWRKIWKPHHYIKVSNELIKILNRIIIHNSFHKLLRITFYSYKYNKDEDKNWINMIRMNNNIIINKRIGYSYYMECRCTSNELIRGCLLLKDNNLWIMNILSKIQEIRNNTIYDMLLRMREYIRIRKNYEKGINDLEKNLRRIILSRVWIEMINNIERIWMIGRLIIIIRNRREERIKRQVLVRWVNKYNENYRNKCIIEYMRRIYGNTIKIKCYLIWSIKFEIIKKKKRLKERYEKYLRVYIIEYTIRRMNEYYLYNKWLIWCKKAYDRIEWVHDFRLKSILFINWRRYSKKQKILRDELYILYNKVKIRKKGYILIEWVNRIRILLRMRNDAENYYLNNIIYRRRFKDCFNIWRGLSLRLRNQKKKIMDYLENKNKNLKITCFKLWRFFIYYRKTRNSRFEKITNIIRLNHLNMMVYRIFYSWKLKMIELRSLKNSIFSFWNSGMGLEMEESGLGVEDGERGGRRGRGVGGEGRVGGRGRGGMGGEMERGGMGGEMERGEMVRGEMVRGEMIRGEIERRSEIKERREMNELISPSTFNSPSQYSLEFSVDSPSFKLKEEEDGVGEEDLDNGEKRRKGKGEKKDVERKDYGFMSIFSSSGNSSLELVSQRLESTRQDDLRGVVKEREIQGQARNNYGNSSPSSTREYVNRLLSSSSSSSSLSALSDISEKVSIKDSPYTNSKTKRSHNSYSKARRSFSPFLQYSVSSSSSSLQSLSYSDGDLEIDELHSATKLKINRTRKDQNSLDWNSPSLSPQQPPSSLSLPPPPSSLSPPPQVTSSSLQPSLSSSPPPISRQSLSLPQQQSNPSSPSLPHLSLPPPPPPQYSSYKSSNSSNNDSMIINRSNLSSKLPLPFPIPIQQQPQLQMVNQDVKQLYDSNFTSSSSSSSSYFSSAFSPSSYSKKITEDPNLLLVKLDTDTNQTIKDLPQDPYHISSSSPIFKTIKTDLNNIPNQNFKDDQQIESNINIKPTHSQNNNIFTSSISSSSSSSFPSQSS from the coding sequence atgagaagaatattaaatggaataatatattggaaatttcaaagtcaatatcaaaaagaatgtagaaataaatatcaattacttgaaaattatattaataaaaaattaattaataaaatatttattaattggaaaaaagaatgtcaagattatattatttattataaatttattaaaagtatACAATTACCAATCAAAAAAAGagtttttattatttttaaaggtaattatatattcaataaatataattataattgtattcgaatattttttatatcaTGGAATTCtttaacaaataaaaaaagaatattaaaagaaaaatgtcAAAATTTCTatcaattttatattttaaaaagattaataGAAAGAGTATTTAAACAATGgagaataaaatattatcagaaattgaatatatatcaattttatgataatattattattaaaaaacctatgaaaacaattttttattattggaataataaaacaattcaaagattaaaaaatgaaaaagaattaacaaccaaaataattaatagagaaaaaaaggattatttaagaatgatgataattatttataaaatgaataaaatttattatcaaatcaattttggaattattaaaagaatatttaatatatggaagaaattatatatgattgaaaaatttcatagaatgaaattattaaaacaatatataatatattggagacattattcaataaaaagaataatatataGAGATaagattaatatatttatacaaGAAAGAtcaaaaagattaatagaagaatattatataagaatgattatattatatagaaaaagaatacaaataaaagaaaaatatgaatatataaGAAATAGAATaagaaatagaaatttattaaaaattattcaaatatggaaacaaagatttaataatagaataaagaaaaagaatgattatcaatatttattaataatacataataattatatattaaagatgtCAATTCGAATTTGGAAGGAGAGAATGTTAAAAGAGGAAAGATATAGATTAATAATCAATCAAGaagaaatgaaaagaatatataatttaaagagtagaatattaaattattggaGAAAAATTTGGAAACCACATCATTATATAAAAGtatcaaatgaattaataaagatattgaatagaataataatacataattcatttcataaattattaagaataacattttattcatataaatataataaagatgaGGATAAGAATTGGATTAATATGATAagaatgaataataatataataataaataaaagaattggATATAGTTATTATATGGAATGTAGATGTACTagtaatgaattaataagaggatgtttattattaaaagataataatttatggataatgaatatattatcaaaaatacaagaaataagaaataatacaatataTGATATGTTATTAAGAATGAGAGAATATATAAGaataagaaagaattaTGAGAAAGGTATAAATGATTTGGAGAAGAATTTaagaagaataatattatcaagaGTTTGGATAGAgatgattaataatatagaaaGAATATGGATGATAGgaagattaataataataataagaaataGAAGAGAGGAGAGAATAAAGAGACAAGTATTAGTAAGATGGgtgaataaatataatgagAATTATAGGAATAAATGTATAATAGAATATATGAGAAGAATATATGGTAATACAATAAAGATTAAATGTTATTTAATTTGGTCAATAAAATTtgagataataaaaaagaagaagagattaaaagaaagatatgagaaatatttaagaGTTTATATAATAGAATATACAATAAGAAGAATgaatgaatattatttatataataaatggTTAATATGGTGTAAGAAAGCTTATGATAGAATAGAATGGGTACATGATTTTAGATTAAAATcgatattatttataaattggagaagatattcaaaaaagcagaaaatattaagggatgaattatatatattatataataaagtaaagataagaaagaaaggatatatattaatagaatgGGTGAATAGGataagaatattattaagaatgaGAAATGATGCtgagaattattatttgaataatataatatatagaagaagatttaaagattgttttaatatatgGAGAGGATTATCATTAAGATTAAGAaatcaaaagaagaagataatggattatttggagaataagaataagaatttgaagattaCATGTTTTAAACTTTGGagattttttatttattatagaAAGACAAGGAATTCAAGATTTGAGAAGATAACAAATATAATAAGATTGaatcatttaaatatgaTGGTTTatagaatattttattcatggaaattaaagatgatAGAATTAAGATctttaaagaattcaatattttcattttggAATTCTGGTATGGGTTTGGAGATGGAGGAGAGTGGATTGGGAGTGGAGGATGGTGAGAGGGGAGGAAGAAGAGGGAGAGGAGTTGGAGGAGAAGGAAGGGTTGGAGGAAGAGGAAGGGGAGGGATGGGAGGAGAAATGGAAAGGGGAGGGATGGGAGGAGAAATGGAAAGGGGAGAAATGGTAAGAGGAGAAATGGTAAGAGGAGAAATGATAAGAGGAGAAATAGAAAGAAGAAGCgaaataaaagaaagaagagaGATGAACGAGCTCATTTCTCCATCAACTTTTAATTCTCCTTCTCAATACTCTTTGGAGTTTTCAGTGGATTCACCTTCATTTAAGTTAAAAGAGGAGGAGGATGGTGTAGGGGAGGAAGATTTAGATAATGGagagaaaagaagaaaaggaaaGGGGGAGAAAAAAGATGTTGAGAGAAAGGATTATGGATTCATGAgtatattttcatcaagTGGAAATTCTTCATTAGAGTTAGTATCTCAAAGGTTGGAATCAACACGTCAAGATGATTTGAGAGGTGTAGttaaagaaagagaaattCAAGGTCAAGCAAGGAATAATTATGGGAATTCATCTCCATCATCTACTCGTGAATATGTTAATAGGTTActttcctcttcttcttcttcttcttctttgtCTGCTTTATCCgatatttcagaaaaagTTTCAATAAAAGACTCTCCATATACTAATTCCAAGACAAAAAGATCTCATAATTCTTATTCAAAAGCTAGAAGATCATTTTCTCCTTTCCTTCAATATTCTGTgtcttcttcttcttcctctttaCAGTCACTATCATATTCAGATGGTGACTTGGAGATTGATGAACTACATTCTGCAACAAAGTTAAAGATAAATAGAACTCGTAAGGATCAAAATTCGTTAGACTGGAATTCACCTTCATTATCTCCACAACAACCACCATCTTCATTATCTCTTCCTCCTCCACCATCTTCATTATCTCCTCCTCCACAAGTGACTTCATCATCTCTACAACcttcattatcttcttcaCCGCCTCCAATATCTCGACAATCTCTATCTTTACCACAACAGCAATCTAATCCATCTTCACCTTCACTTCCACATCTATCTTTacctcctcctcctcctccacAATATTCGAGTTataaatcttcaaattcaagtaataatgattcaatgataataaatcGATCAAATTTATCTTCAAAGTTACCTCTTCCATTTCCAATTCCTATTCAACAACAGCCACAATTACAAATGGTAAATCAGGATGTGAAACAATTGTatgattcaaatttcacttcttcttcttcttcttcttcctcttaTTTTTCCTCTGCTTTTTCACCCTCTTCTTACTCAAAGAAAATTACTGAAGatccaaatttattattagtaaaaCTTGATACTGATACAAATCAAACAATTAAAGATCTTCCTCAAGATCCTTATCATATCTCAAGTTCTAGTCCAATCTTTAAAACAATCAAGACTGATTTAAACAATATTCCTAATCAAAACTTTAAAGATGACCAACAAATTGAGTCCAATATAAACATAAAACCCACTCATTCtcaaaacaataatatattcacttcttctatttcttcctcttcATCCTCATCTTTCCCTTCTCAGTCTTCATAA
- a CDS encoding signal peptide, serine proline rich, possible low mw mucin glycoprotein locus of 6 genes, with protein sequence MNACLYLYIIIPLLYLTFNYQSTFSENFSTDSLTKFSLLKLTASLGNTGSNSNDSDPEDEGPPSFVPPPPPGKKGASGSSPDGRPVPLPRTRHLGGNPPKGLGKAPVPTPRLRDLDGTDGGRKPNCPLGRRGGVRGRDNGPKKDPSQSSDSSSSSSSSSSSSSNSSPDGPVSSSGDGSSGKIIVKKPPGGPPKPPTRSSSLSSLLD encoded by the coding sequence ATGAATGCCTGTCTTTAtctatatataataattccgcttttatatttaaccTTTAATTATCAGAGCACTTTCTCTGAGAATTTCTCGACCGATAGTTTAACAAAATTCtctttattaaagttaaCTGCTTCATTGGGCAATACTGGCTCGAATTCTAATGATAGTGATCCCGAAGATGAAGGTCCGCCAAGTTTCGTACCTCCACCGCCACCAGGAAAGAAGGGTGCTAGTGGATCAAGTCCAGATGGACGACCCGTTCCTCTTCCAAGAACGAGACATTTAGGTGGTAATCCTCCAAAAGGTTTAGGTAAAGCACCTGTTCCAACTCCAAGACTGAGAGATCTGGATGGAACAGATGGCGGACGAAAACCAAATTGTCCACTTggaagaagaggaggagTGAGAGGCCGAGATAATGGCCCTAAAAAAGATCCAAGTCAAAGTTCAGATTCAAGTTCAAGTTCAAGTTCAAGTTCAAGTTCAAGTTCAAATTCGTCTCCTGATGGACCTGTAAGTTCAAGTGGAGACGGTAGCAGTGGTAAAATTATCGTTAAAAAACCTCCTGGTGGTCCTCCAAAACCACCTACACGTTCATCATCGCTATCTAGTTTATTAGACTAA
- a CDS encoding signal peptide, serine stretches, possible low mw mucin glycoprotein, locus of 6 genes, protein MQLRNCLILIIFVFSLSFLSFEHRNERDIVVKDRVSFLKLRNGISFGPNLCRRLCCCRGNGNDLSTQDVVVFAVDNPAFNSNDESSESSSSNSMESVPNPDPSNIPVPSSGPVVSSTSQYSGYSSTSEPIPIPVRPGSNQGQSTPSFPSPCSPSASASKLGFLGMRSPSVSSCVRHSSSSSSLSSSSTSSSSYSSSSSSSEDEDRETSTNKESGKRGHRGRKTGKKSRSRSKSRSRSKFKSRSKSRSRSPSPVFKFDEELT, encoded by the coding sequence ATGCAATTAAGAAATTGTttgatattgataatatttgtattttcaCTTTCTTTTCTATCATTTGAGCATAGAAATGAAAGAGATATAGTTGTTAAAGACAGAGTTTCATTTTTGAAACTTAGAAATGGAATCTCATTTGGACCAAATCTTTGCAGAAGGCTTTGTTGTTGCAGGGGTAATGGTAATGATTTATCAACTCAAGATGTAGTGGTATTTGCAGTTGATAACCCTGCGTTTAATAGCAACGACGAATCTTCTGAAAGTTCCTCTAGTAATAGTATGGAATCTGTTCCAAATCCAGATCCAAGTAATATTCCTGTTCCTAGTTCTGGTCCAGTTGTATCTTCAACATCTCAATATTCGGGGTATTCTTCAACTAGTGAGCCCATTCCCATACCAGTAAGACCAGGTTCTAATCAAGGGCAGTCGACGCCTTCTTTTCCATCGCCATGTAGCCCAAGTGCATCTGCTTCTAAATTGGGATTTTTAGGAATGCGTTCGCCTTCTGTATCTTCATGCGTTCGCCATTCAAGTAGTTCAAGCtcattatcatcatcatcaactTCTTCATCCTCATATTCGTCATCGTCAAGTTCTTCTGAAGATGAGGATAGAGAAACTAGTACAAATAAAGAATCAGGAAAAAGGGGACATCGTGGGCGTAAAACAGGTAAAAAATCAAGGTCAAGGTCAAAATCAAGGTCAAGGTCAAAATTCAAGTCGAGGTCAAAATCAAGGTCAAGATCTCCTTCACCGgtttttaaatttgacGAAGAATTGacataa
- a CDS encoding mitochondrial phosphate translocator, producing NEKTKLLKRSKFQNSVLLMKEKKRNVNYYLNCALGGALSCGLTHTAIVPIDVAKCRIQVYPDKFRSLVPTLSKIIRFEGVKALRLGWAPTLIGYSAQGALKYGLYEYFKDLYSSKILTTNKESHKGLIWLGASATAEFFADIALCPMEMIKIKMQTCTRPDLLPNSFLKSASNMYKYRSETKFPFGSIKPLWYRQIPYTMAKFYFFERINQMFYDKVFTKPKESYSKKSRLGITFLSGYLSGIICAIVSHPADTIISQLGKAAYNSSKRINVLSMTREIGIKNLCTAGLGTRIIMIGTLTGMQWWVYDSFKTIIGLNVSGKNKVKS from the coding sequence aatgaaaaaacaaaattattaaagaggagtaaatttcaaaattcaGTGTTACTtatgaaagaaaagaaaagaaatgtAAACTATTACTTAAACTGTGCATTAGGTGGAGCATTAAGTTGTGGTCTAACCCACACCGCAATTGTTCCAATAGATGTAGCTAAATGCAGAATACAAGTTTACCCAGATAAATTTAGGAGCTTAGTTCCAACTTTAtctaaaataataagattTGAAGGAGTAAAGGCACTGAGATTAGGATGGGCACCAACTTTAATTGGTTATTCAGCACAAGGTGCGTTAAAATATGGCTTGTATGAATACTTTAAAGATTTATATTCTAGCAAGATTCTAACAACAAATAAAGAATCTCATAAAGGATTGATTTGGCTTGGAGCATCAGCAACAGCAGAATTTTTTGCAGACATAGCATTATGTCCAATggaaatgataaaaataaaaatgcaAACTTGTACAAGGCCAGATTTATTACCAAACTCTTTTCTAAAATCAGCTAGTAATATGTATAAATATAGATCAGAAACAAAATTTCCTTTTGGAAGTATTAAGCCTTTATGGTATCGTCAAATTCCTTATACAATGGcaaaattctatttttttgagAGAATTAATCAAATGTTTTATGATAAAGTCTTTACTAAACCTAAAGAATCATATAGTAAGAAATCAAGGCTTGGTATAACATTTTTATCAGGCTATTTATCTGGAATTATATGCGCTATTGTATCACACCCAGCTGATACTATAATTTCTCAGCTTGGAAAAGCTGCATATAATAGCTCCAAAAGAATTAACGTATTATCTATGACTAGAGAAATCGGTATAAAGAACTTGTGTACAGCAGGTTTGGGCACaagaattattatgattGGTACATTAACAGGGATGCAATGGTGGGTTTATGATTCTTTCAAGACTATTATTGGATTAAATGTTTCTGGTAAAAACAAAGTTAAATCTTAA
- a CDS encoding possible proteasome component — protein sequence SIMTYNGGAILAMKGKECVAFATDMRLGSNGYRTISTDFDKVIRPSSKTLMGFSGLATDIHTLTNLIKFKTNLYHLREEREIGVKALSHMTASILYSKRFSPYFVEPIVAGLDNNNVPFIAGYDLIGCLSVCSEFAISGTADNQLFGICESYYRPDLEPDELMEIVSQCMLSGIDRDAFSGWGCKVYLLTPEKLVTKTLKSRMD from the coding sequence tcTATTATGACTTATAATGGTGGTGCCATTTTGGCAATGAAGGGAAAAGAGTGTGTTGCATTTGCAACAGATATGAGACTTGGATCTAATGGATACAGAACTATAAGTACTGATTTTGATAAAGTTATTAGACCAAGCTCAAAAACATTGATGGGATTTTCAGGTTTAGCTACTGATATTCACACTCTAACAAActtaatcaaatttaaaacaaACTTGTATCATTTAAGGgaagaaagagaaattgGTGTTAAAGCACTTAGCCATATGACAGcttcaatattatataGTAAACGTTTCAGTCCATATTTTGTGGAACCAATTGTAGCAGGtcttgataataataatgtgCCTTTTATTGCTGGGTATGATCTTATTGGATGCTTATCAGTATGTAGCGAATTTGCAATTTCCGGAACCGCTGATAATCAACTTTTTGGTATCTGTGAATCATACTATAGACCTGATTTAGAACCTGATGAACTTATGGAAATCGTCTCACAATGTATGCTTTCCGGTATAGATAGAGATGCATTTTCTGGATGGGGTTGCAAAGTTTATCTACTTACTCCTGAAAAGCTCGTCACCAAAACTTTAAAATCAAGAATGGATTAA